In the genome of Sander lucioperca isolate FBNREF2018 chromosome 18, SLUC_FBN_1.2, whole genome shotgun sequence, the window CCTCCAAAATAAGTCAGTACATAGGAACCAAGAAGCATCAGTTCTAGACAAAAAACCCTACTTTGTAAGTATCTGTACCTGAATGATAACCACAATGTATTTGCAGTATCAGTACTAGCTACTTATTGAACACAATCAACATGTCCAGAAGGCTGTGAACCAGCACAGATACTGTAGCTGCAGTATGTACATGATTCAgtctgtttttttccctctaCAACCCAGCCTGTGTATTGGGGGCATACATCTGTAATACTTTTTTAGCATATTTAGCTGCCTTCAACCTTTTGTTCTGTGTACCAATTGAATCCCTTAATTTATCTTTTAACTAGTTAACTTACATCCTGCATCACTGCTAGCACCCTGCAGCTCCAGAGGATGTAAAGGTGCTAAGATGTGGAGTAATGTGCACAAAGAACACTTATTGTAAACCCAGCTCACCCAATGTATAACTTGGCAGTAAATTAACTTTTAATGagtttttttcccttctttcttctcctctACAGTACTTGTCACTGAAGGATAGTCTGAGCGTATCCTGACAGCAGAAGTAATCTGAACTGGACTTGATAATGTATGACTGAAGGCCTGTTTGCTATCAATTAACTAAACTCATTAAAGTGGCATTTTTTAAGCTATTATTTTTGTACATAGACACTGTAAATAATTGCTTTCCTTGGTATTTATCACGTGTTTGACAAATCCTGTACATTGTGTatgttatttgtaaaaaaaaaaagaataaattgtatattttttttcttctttctgctgttgttgccacagcAGTGGTTTCGCTGCTATTGGTCCCATAAATTGTGATAGGGACAGGTAGTTACTGTTGTGTAGGAAGACGGTTCATTCAGGGGAATTCAGAGAAGGATTCTTGGCTCTAAACAAGTTTGTTGTGACTCATAGAAGCTCAAATTTCCCACTTGGATCACAATGAATGAGCTCACACTCATCACACGAGAAGTTCATCCTAGATATCCCCTACTGTATCAAATAAGCCGCATTTGTCTTTTGGTATATTTGTTATTAGAGAGCACCCACAGGAAAAAGTTTTTAAGGGCTAGAAAAAAATAAGTACAATGCCAGTAAAAATGGCTGTCCTGCTCTTAAAGTTGtgtttttggtagttttattttaaatgtgtttaaaagaTCACTTCTGAGAAGTTTTATCACCTGCTGTTCTTGCACTTGCTGGGTAATGTCAATATGCATGATAACAAAATAGAATATGCATAATATATTTGGCAATTATTTTTTGGAAAAATACAACTGGGTGTAGAGGTTATCTTATTGATTCAGCTTACAACAAAGCGACCTACCcattctctcctcctctgtccaTCTCTTTTGTTGTGGTTGCTGCCGATGGTTTGGCCCACAAAGCCAGTCATTGCTGGCCACGCTGCCATAGCAACCAGGAAATACTTAGGGCCATCAGTGgagtagtgtgtgaatgtgtgtgtgttagggggaTAAAGAGAGCAGAACGTGGTGAGTGGGAGTCCAGACGGACCACAACAACACAAGGAACTGCTTTTCACCTTTGACTTCAATTCTTAATCTTCCACCAGGCTTGTGAGTGACAACGGTGTTTGTATGGATCGAAGATCATGTAATATGTGTTTGTATTAATGTGTGACCCAAAGAATGGGGTATGTGAATGTATCTGGTGTATGAAGATGGTTACTTAATGTAACTTAGTGAAATTATATGTATGTAGAGAGAATtatgtggtgtttgtgtgtgtggactcaAAAACAGCTTCTGCTTTTTTAATGTGTCTGCGGACTCTGACAGTAACAACTGGCTCAGATGGCTGCCAGCACCGCAGCCACAACTCTCCTGCCTCCAGTGAAGAACGTGGTGGTGTATAAGAACGGAGACCCCTTCTACAGTGGACGGAGGTTCGTGGTCAACCAGCGACAGGTGGCCACCATGGAGGCCTTTCTGACTGAAGTGACCCAGAGCATTGGTGCTCAGCTTGCCGTCAGGACTCTGTACACCCCCAGACAGGGCCACAGGGTCACAGACCTCCAGGATCTTCAGACAGGAGCCCAGTATGTTGCTGCTGGCTTTGAAAGGTTCAAGAAACTGGAGTGAGTACGAAAAAACATTCACTGTGCTGATATTAGGGATCATTTTAATGTGTTAATATGAGGCTTGCTGTCTCTAAAATGAAGGTAAATGAATTTAGAATGAATCTTGACATACTTTTGGGTGTTTGGAAAAGAGATTGTTGGAAGACCTTTTTTCATCATATCTGTTGTTTTTCATGTATAGTTACCTGAACACAAGAATGAAAAAGCTGCCTGCTGCCCGTGAAGAAACCCAGgtaggcttttattttgtcatgTGGACGGCTTGCTTTTAAGGCCAACAGCACAGTCCATCATTGATTAATCCCAGACTAACTAGGAGGAATGTACTACCCGGCCGCACTGCTACTCATATCAACTTGATCCATTTGAACGCCTGCCAAATCAAATATGAAAACGACTGCAGGACTTTCCATTACCGAGACAAGCTCATATTTGCCTATGAATGTTATAGCATTAGTTAGATTAGGGCTACCCTTTGCACTAACCTTCCCATTGATGTCACTGGTGTCATGTAAATAACCGGAAACAATGAGCTAATGATTGTGCTGTCCATCAACCAGTCACTCAGGCCTTGCGGGGCGCCTTTTAAAGGGCCTTGTGTGACATTAGATTTAGTAATTACAGCTGGATATCGTCAGAGATCAGACATTCCCAGAGTATATCAGAGATTATGATCATTTTCATCAAGAAAATTCTCTGAACTCTTTTCTCTTTAGCTTGTTTCCAGGGcacagtgatgatgatgatgatgatggtagTATTATGCAGACAGGGGCTCTCTTAACATTCAAACtaaatagatttaaaaaaggagacacacacacacacacacacacacacacacacagagccactcATGCTGACAAGTACTGTCTTTGTTTTCTGACCAGCTGGCAGGGATGACCGCTTGGTTTTTCAGACGCAGAGTGTGCTCTCAGTCAGtgttactttctgaaaaacataAAAGGAGCGGAGAGTAATTGTGTGTGCCTTGGGTGTCTGCCATTTGGAAAGCAGAGTTCCTTGGTTTTAAAGTCTTACATGCCTGTGTTGTGGTTGCTGTGGAGCAATGCAGGAAGTGTGTCCGTATGTGAGTTGTGTTTGGTCCCGCTTGTGAAACAAAGAGTTATGCTTCCACGCATTATAATCAGGGCTATGTGCATGTCTGGACAGGCCTAATGCCCATAATCACCGCCCCACGTTTCCTTTCTGCTCAGAGACACTGTAAATGCATTAAACGTCTGCCACTTCAAAGTAAAAACAGTAAGGGAGGATTATCAATGTCTGGTTTGTTCTGAGTTGATTGATTTAGTCCAGCTGCGTTATCAGAGGCAGACACGGATATTGGCTCCAGATTTCATTGATATGGAAGACATGGGCTTTGTGAAGAGCCCTCAGATCAGACTGTGAAGTCTGGGAGTGACGTCTGTTTCCTTGGCTACAGCACTTGAGCTGACATGAGCAGAATAGTTAGTGAGTCATTACACATTCAGGATAACTGATTTTTCTGTGATGGATGTGCAGTGCGATTGATGCGCAGGACATGGAATGACTTAAAACTGATTTTCAATATTGCTGAGAAAATGACAATATTACCATGTTTTGCAGTACCGTGCATCTGGTTTTCTGAATGTCTTCTACAGGCCAAAGTAACCCAGAGGCCAAACGTTTCAGCCAAATGGAGGAAGTTTATACCTGTACCTTGCATTATACAGTGAGTTGGACAAactacatgcaaacacacacgcatatacacacacgcacacacacacaaacacacacacacacacacacacacacacacacacacataaatcctTACTCTGGATGAGTATTTGTTCTTTGGTCTTTGTGGTGGTGGTTGTGTTTGAAGGTACTGTAGTGTTGGTCCCAGGTGAGACAGTTGAAGCTTGCATCTTCAGCAGTTACCtgcacaaaaaaacactttagtCAACTGAATATTCTCTGAAACCATGACTACGCAGCACTACATTTATGTGAGGGTAATACTTTTTAAGGTTAAAACCAGCAGGTTCAAAACTTTCACATATCCTGTGAAACATCTCAACATCTAGATAAATTGGCACACATTTTGGTAGGAACGGTAGGAATCCtcatgactttggtgatctgaCTTCCTCTAGTGCTACCATGAAgttcacatttgtggttttgaatgaaatatcttgacaactgttggatggatctactgtacagtatatgacaTTTTGAATTGTAATACCGTTGGTGAATGTCTGTCTGACTTTTCATTAAGCGCCACAACATCAGATCAAAGTGTTTATTAATCCAGGGAAACAAAAAAGAGAGACTTTTGCAATAAGAAGACTGGAACTTTGGAAGATACCCTCTTGGTTTTTCTAATTCCAACTGCTGAAGTctcaaagtattttttttcacagaaacaaatattaaactttattccccccccccctctaagTGATATAACATAAGGAAAGGATCTCGTCATGGCCGGTATAGACACGAGGAACAATAACTGTGTCAGTGTACATATGGACATGTATTATTTAaaagagaatttaaaaaaaatatttgcaactATGTGAAACTATCCTTTCTGTTTAGCGTTTTCCGTAATGGAGATCTCCTGTGTCCACCATTCCGATTCATCCTTCCTCGGAGCATGCGGCAGGACCTGGAGCAGATCCTGAGTCTGGTCACAGAGAAGGTCAGCTTACGAACCGGAGCTGTGCGCAGGTCAgtgacacatacatatacactccCTGGAATACAAGTAGAGGAGGTGAAATCTGGTAAATAACCCTAATCCCTGTGCTTTATCAGGTTGTGCTCTTTGGAAGGAGTGACTGTGTCCTCAGCTGTGGAGCTGGAGACCGGCCACTGCTATGTTGCCGTGGGAACCGAGAGGTTCAAGAAACTTCCATATGTGGAGCTGTTGGTTTCAAAAGCTACCGAGAGGTATTGTTATGCAAGGTCCTCTGTGAATGTTTGTAAAGATGTATTCATGTGCATCTGTTCTGCTGCTAAAATAAAATAGTGATTGTCAGACAGGAGCTGAGCAAAAAAATACTGTgcacttttatattttttacattacagaggttttctttattttgtagatATTACCCAGGAAAGAGAAGGCCATTAAGGAGAAACGAGGTACCTTCAGTTAACACTGTGATTTATTCCCCTTACTTTCATACAGTCTTAGCATTGTTACTGTGCAGCCTACAGTTCATTTGCAACATGTCCATTGTGAGTGACAGCTGTCTTGtatgtgtattgtgtgtttCTCTTAGAACAGAAAAGCAGGAAGCGGTCCAGAAGACCAGTACAGTGACTCAGCCCTCCTCAACTCCCCAGAGGTAAGAAACAATCCTCCACCGTCTTGTATTCACACTACAAGAGCTATATATAGACTGTTAATTTGTTTAGTGTATTCTGCCAAACACATGCAATACACTAGTGAGACAAACTGTGTGCAGAGGGTATTTTTATTGCCtataaatgaatatatatatctatatatataatatatatatatttatttatttatttatttattcgttTGCATCCCATTTCAGTCAGATGGTCGGAGGGTGAAGTCGACAGGAGATGAAGCTGCAGCTCCACCAGCCGCACAGCAgaggagcaggagagagagagctgatgAGACCTCTGTGTTCTTCTCCAGGCCGGTCAAGATCCGCAACAACAGAGGACAGCCAAGACCACCGCTCAGCAACGGATCTGGTTAGGATCCCCAATCTTCATATAACTCATTttaaaaggtcctatgacatgctgctttttggatgcttttatataggccttagtggtcccctaatactgtatctgaagtctcttacccgaattacagccactagagccagtcccacaatgagctttacttaggatgtgccatttctgtgtctgtagctttaaatgctattgaggaggagagagggggggcaaggtggagggtgggggtgtggccttgaccaactgccatgcttcgcttgttttcaagccatgatgtctctccgtgcgttcatggacatcggaaaaacgtttttccgagtgaaaacgtcatcattcacgtcccttcctgtcggaatcagaggtgggaaactcgggccagattttgctaaccgagtttcccagttggtgacgcgttgttgacaactgacgtttgatgtaggcgactttggttcactgaacatatttcaatgacaataaactgtttattgtggacaaatgcctctgctgagaaacatacacagacataacatgtttcaaattattcataaataggcctatgtataaaaaaaacaacaacacattatccgtgtcctgttcgttgtcctgcagataacacaaacacctgacgatgtgctgtttgtatgctcgcataacaaaacagcagcaaattattgtagcctccatgttttcaccaggttttcacacacctgatgctcaaGGCTACGCCCAACATTTgatggcagtcatgcaacaagttgttatgccaaacgccaatataacagaagaagaagaacacacatcccgaccatcctaaccatgtgaacactggtagtcggaaaaacaacgtaatcacgggggcggtccctgttattccgaggtggcatgaacgcgccatctctctttctcatgggcgggccaaattctctgggcgggcaaagcagagaaaggggaggtaaccttcctccttatgatgtcataaggaggagattccagatcggaccatctgagctttcattttctcaaaggcagagcaggatacccagagcttggtttacatgtatcgccatttctagccactgggggaccataggcaggctaggggaactcatattaatgttaaaaaacctcataaagtga includes:
- the dcdc2b gene encoding doublecortin domain-containing protein 2B isoform X1 gives rise to the protein MAASTAATTLLPPVKNVVVYKNGDPFYSGRRFVVNQRQVATMEAFLTEVTQSIGAQLAVRTLYTPRQGHRVTDLQDLQTGAQYVAAGFERFKKLDYLNTRMKKLPAAREETQAKVTQRPNVSAKWRKFIPVPCIIHVFRNGDLLCPPFRFILPRSMRQDLEQILSLVTEKVSLRTGAVRRLCSLEGVTVSSAVELETGHCYVAVGTERFKKLPYVELLVSKATERYYPGKRRPLRRNENRKAGSGPEDQYSDSALLNSPESDGRRVKSTGDEAAAPPAAQQRSRRERADETSVFFSRPVKIRNNRGQPRPPLSNGSVQPSVFKRAARKRREEVRGAEDVHEDENTATELPVDQRVAEIVEDEELSNQNNPLHNTQRHAQIIESEQHNRMEHPHKHNEKQGLSFEQDGVKQTENPARTEESAAKILEPELKQTSLKSRPSSSTSQGKNKKEKESQQDAPSITVEQNHHQQDW
- the dcdc2b gene encoding doublecortin domain-containing protein 2B isoform X2, giving the protein MAASTAATTLLPPVKNVVVYKNGDPFYSGRRFVVNQRQVATMEAFLTEVTQSIGAQLAVRTLYTPRQGHRVTDLQDLQTGAQYVAAGFERFKKLDYLNTRMKKLPAAREETQAKVTQRPNVSAKWRKFIPVPCIIHVFRNGDLLCPPFRFILPRSMRQDLEQILSLVTEKVSLRTGAVRRLCSLEGVTVSSAVELETGHCYVAVGTERFKKLPYVELLVSKATERYYPGKRRPLRRNENRKAGSGPEDQYSDSALLNSPESDGRRVKSTGDEAAAPPAAQQRSRRERADETSVFFSRPVKIRNNRGQPRPPLSNGSVQPSVFKRAARKRREEVRGAEDVHEDENTATELPVDQRHAQIIESEQHNRMEHPHKHNEKQGLSFEQDGVKQTENPARTEESAAKILEPELKQTSLKSRPSSSTSQGKNKKEKESQQDAPSITVEQNHHQQDW